The Pukyongia salina genome segment TCAGATAAATTTTAATTTTCACCAGGTATTAAACGAAGTTGCCAAGGAAGTACAAACACGAGAGATCGAGGATTATTATCGTATATATAGCGGCCTGGCGGATAGTGTAAAAACCCCTGAAAGTATCAATTTTAGTGAATTGGTTTACACAACCCGAAGTGATAAGAGTAATGAGTTCTACATCTTTAGCGATGGTATTTTAGAAGAGGATTACAAACTGTCCTCCAGCTTTCTGGATACAGAGATCGATAGTATCCTTTTTAAGAGGATCATCAATAAAAAAAGCAAGACAAAGGTTATAAACGGATTAGATGGCTCGGGACCTGTGAAAGAAACCATAGAATCTTTCAGCCAGTTAAAGGACTATCAACGTAGTAGTTTTGAAAACGCCTTTAAAAACATATCCTCCAGAACACCTATTCACAAAAGGGTAAGTGTTGAGGAAATAGAAGAATTACTTCAAAAATCGATGCAGGAACGTGGCTTAAAATCGAATGTTGAATTTGCTGTGTATAGTAACGGCCTTTCCACGCGCGTTCATTCCAGAAATTTCGAATTCGACGCTTCTAAGATACTCAGCACCCCGATATTTGTGAATGAAGAAATGAAAATAGGATACGACCTGTTAGTGATCTTTTCAGAAAAGAAAAAAACCGTACTAAAATCCATCATGGGAATGGCGGTACTTTCGCTCATATTCACCAGTGTAATAGTATTAGCCTATGCCAGTGCCATCTCACAGATCTTCAAGCAGCGACAAATTTCCCAGATCAAATCGGATTTTATAAATAATATGACGCACGAGTTCAAGACTCCTATTGCTACTATCAACCTGGCATTGGATGCCTTGAAGAATCCAAAAGCTAAGGCCGATGAAGCTTTCGTTGAGAGATACCTGAAAATGATAAGGGATGAGAACCGGCGAATGCACGCACAGGTA includes the following:
- a CDS encoding sensor histidine kinase; amino-acid sequence: MNKRLFILLIALMSLSLLGIIFVQGYWISNSYRDKEDQINFNFHQVLNEVAKEVQTREIEDYYRIYSGLADSVKTPESINFSELVYTTRSDKSNEFYIFSDGILEEDYKLSSSFLDTEIDSILFKRIINKKSKTKVINGLDGSGPVKETIESFSQLKDYQRSSFENAFKNISSRTPIHKRVSVEEIEELLQKSMQERGLKSNVEFAVYSNGLSTRVHSRNFEFDASKILSTPIFVNEEMKIGYDLLVIFSEKKKTVLKSIMGMAVLSLIFTSVIVLAYASAISQIFKQRQISQIKSDFINNMTHEFKTPIATINLALDALKNPKAKADEAFVERYLKMIRDENRRMHAQVENVLRISKLEKNQLDLPKSRVKLHDLIETAISHVSLIVEDRNGYIKTHFGALKSSVLASESHLTNVIVNILDNAIKYSEDEPKIDIYTENVKNSIVMKVRDQGIGMTKSVQKKIFEKFYRESTGDIHNVKGHGLGLAYAKRILDDHEAEIYVESEKGKGSTFIIKLHLIS